From the genome of Plasmodium malariae genome assembly, chromosome: 9, one region includes:
- the PmUG01_09033100 gene encoding splicing factor, putative, protein MANTLVSTEIVNNMNVQEKEEINAKIFPLASPELTNQILDVVQRATVYRQLRKGANETVKSLHKGISELVVLAADAKPLEIISHIPLVCEDKNTPYVYVRSKMALGRACGISRSVIATSITTKDGSPLETQITELKDLIEQMLI, encoded by the exons ATGGCAAACACATTAGTATCAACAGAAATTGTAAATAACATGAACGTTcaggaaaaagaagaaataaatgcaaaaattttTCCATTAGCTTCACCAGAATTAACAAATCAAATTTTGGATGTTGTTCAGAGGGCCACAGTATATAGACAGTTGAGGAAAGGAGCAAatgaaa CCGTTAAGAGTTTACACAAAGGTATATCTGAGTTAGTAGTTCTAGCCGCAGATGCTAAGCCGTTGGAAATCATTTCACATATTCCGCTAGTTTGTGAGGATAAG AATACCCCCTACGTTTATGTTAGAAGTAAGATGGCGTTAGGTAGAGCATGCGGAATTTCAAGATCCGTTATAGCTACATCCATAACAACAAAAGACGGTTCTCCATTGGAAACACAAATAACCGAATTAAAAGATTTAATTGAgcaaatgttaatataa
- the ERO1 gene encoding endoplasmic reticulum oxidoreductin, putative, translating into MKISIVSFFLALILFCAFLKTRYFDFFISYREKINEHFNEILLYFNIFEIKFPSSYINNEKLLGLHVQDIEKDAYKIYPILKELKQKDYFRIFKVNLHLSCKFLKVNEKCKELKKCNVCECENDDIPYNFRTNEIEIIEDKLSNEDLKKTFTESKLYKDILGIYAPSNEGFISYVDLVFNSPSFTDYEGKNIWNMIYKENCFQHSENECKEMNSFYKIISGMQSNIAVLSSEYYYLKNDFVFGEMYKDNSIKNDYFKNINYDYNITFFKEKIALHPDRIENLYFTFAILLRALCRLKSLFRQCKCNSGFEENDKEAIKLLNDLLEQGYHSCLSEEFLEPIFPTHGKEILSKFMNITNILDCVPCVKCRLHGKLKTTALQIALVEGVSYEHIGSLERNEITAIINALYYFADSILIINKFEERLKLKKALFIFYLISFCLFLFLIIYSIIFITVRNHNKKKKRKVR; encoded by the exons atgaaaatatcgATCGTGTCTTTTTTCCTGGCGCTTATACTTTTTTGCGCTTTTTTGAAGACAAgatattttgatttttttatatcctaTCGTGAAAAAATCAATGAACactttaatgaaatattattatatttcaatatatttgaaataaaattccCATCcagttatataaataatgaaaagttGTTAGGTTTACATGTACAAGATATTGAAAAGGATGCATACAAAATATATcctattttaaaagaattaaaacaGAAAGATTATTTTCGAATTTTTAAGGTTAATTTACATTTGagttgtaaatttttaaaagtaaatgaaaaatgtaaagaatTGAAAAAGTGTAATGTATGTGAATGTGAAAATGATGATATACCCTACAATTTTAGAACAAAcgaaatagaaataatagaAGACAAACTATCCAATgaagatttaaaaaagacATTTACAGAAAGTAAATTATACAAAGACATATTAGGAATATATGCACCATCAAATGAAGGCTTCATTTCTTACGTTGATTTAGTATTCAACTCTCCCTCTTTTACGGACTACGAGGGCAAAAATATATG GAATATGatttataaagaaaactGTTTTCAACATTCCGAAAATGAATGTAAAGAAATGAAtagtttttacaaaataatatctGGGATGCAATCAAACATAGCAGTATTATCTTcggaatattattatttgaaaaatgattTTGTTTTTGGTGAAATGTACAAGGATAATTCAATAAAGAATGACTACTTTAAGAATATTAACtatgattataatataacattttttaaagagaAAATAGCGTTACATCCAGATAgaattgaaaatttatacttTACATTTGCAATACTTTTGAGGGCTCTGTGCCGTCTGAAGTCGCTCTTCCGGCAGTGCAAATGCAATTCGG GATTTGAGGAAAACGATAAGGAGGCTATTAAACTGTTAAATGATTTATTAGAGCAAGGTTATCATTCATGCTTATCTGAAGAGTTCCTAGAGCCAATATTTCCGACACatggaaaagaaatattGTCAAAGTTTATGAACATAACCAATATCTTAGATTGTGTACCCTGCGTAAAATGTAGACTACACGGAAAGTTAAAGACAACTGCTTTGCAAATTGCATTagtg GAGGGAGTAAGTTATGAACACATTGGGTCGTTGGAACGGAATGAAATTACGGCTATAATCAATGCATTATACTATTTTGCAGACTccatattaattataaacaa GTTTGAAGAGAGGCTGAAACTGAAGAAggcattatttattttttacttaatcTCATTTTGTCTCTTTctgtttttaataatttattctataatttttataaccGTTAGAAAtcacaataaaaaaaagaaaagaaaagttcGTTAG
- the SMC5 gene encoding structural maintenance of chromosomes protein 5, putative, protein MAFSNKRKLVKPEKVSNKKKSNTSNKNRDNFNVKTEINHVNSDIISIDDEKGYDKCSNANDSNMNDRRRTGRNARSTQMNRNDLDDSTECFKNLKKGAVIEITVYNWMVFSGPIKLKAQEGINLIAAANASGKSSIVCALVFGLGYNSNVLSRNKELINFIKKGEKKSYIEIVLKCNELSNICIKRIMNIIDNKVKSFWFINNTKVNYINILDMQKEFNLNLDNLITFMPQENVSKFSRLTPEELFECTLLAIDKKLLDDYNYLKKIVQEKKDDETRVQMYEHEIKEEEKLVTDLQEKIAKFENLKSILATAKLYRVKKSMLAMSMKKEQLKKLKERIDTLVKEKDTHFNTLRFYLSELEKCHKVINSLSIEYTDRKKKIREAVNEYIKMKIKFEEIEKEILKEEKVMEDTVQNMCENKEYIKDLEKKKKEVKEEMQRIEAFFKEKQKYSKDTQKRQILLEVELKELSNQNKQLLMKKYTLQSEHNSLVDKLKKRQNYQNIQEEKFLNNIEFTLRERIMNYKKNIKNIVKTYNLLSDHFLENLKKKYDESKIASQNELNNEIMEELSKKNILYGPLCKYIKCIQPQFDYVVEFFLKKYFNSFLLIQKENKDLLEALYKKYKLSVITVSRENHKYCYVTYEMKKRGVEYFLYELFDSPEVVKNGLINFLPINIAFIVRGNTLKNKGTNEINEFNNFMIKEITKQLNEDVSSLLYFCDNNVHRYKISTYDKNIFIDNFSFIDKKCKILYYINNDVKKDLNNLNEKKDKCEEELQKLQQTFQEFEKTKRDKNDEYNKIILEKSEINLKKNKFNLLKKELNTLEENLNLYLKGENVIDEKRNRVTKNINILNEKKINICDTYFTILKEHRVYDKEVFTLSHKITQWKRYLTIIKNENSENEEKHQTLKNSIELEKTKYTSCLHDINELEQLIKVQKKELTKEEINALKDIHLSFEELEKKLQECLIQQKIYNNLDKSEEKYNMLVVSVERHKESIENKKKEIHFLKKKLENYDKQTQFVLPNWVNQINEYIIFLNYNFQKFMNFINSNYDGRIELIKKNDFYEKCQLFIKVKFKTNAPFLLLSISHQSGGERSLTTMLYILSIQKLTKNGFYVLDELNQGLDQTNEKRIFELLSCLSNPTMYKQHFLHDYQYKYIKINYHSKPQYFILTPQIIKNMFFKDITVHYLFNGFGVLDDQFLGFYD, encoded by the coding sequence ATGGCATTTTCTAATAAGAGGAAATTAGTTAAACCAGAAAAAGTTTCGAATAAGAAGAAAAGCAATAcatctaataaaaatagggataattttaatgtaaagACAGAAATAAATCATGTGAACAGTGATATTATATCAATCGATGATGAGAAGGGTTATGATAAATGTAGTAATGCTAATGATAGTAACATGAATGATAGAAGGAGAACTGGCAGAAATGCAAGGTCTACCCAGATGAACAGGAATGATTTAGATGATAGCActgaatgttttaaaaatttaaagaaaggAGCAGTTATTGAAATAACTGTATACAACTGGATGGTGTTTAGTGGACCAATAAAGTTAAAAGCACAAGAaggaataaatttaattgcTGCAGCAAATGCTAGTGGTAAATCTTCCATCGTATGTGCGTTAGTGTTCGGGTTAGGATATAACTCTAATGTTCTATcaagaaataaagaattaattaattttattaaaaaaggagaaaaaaaaagctatatAGAAATAGTGTTAAAATGTAATGAATTaagtaatatatgtataaaaagaataatgaatattatagACAATAAAGTTAAAAGTTTTTGGTTTATTAATAACACAAAAGTaaactatataaatatattagatatGCAAAAggaatttaatttaaatttagaTAATTTGATTACCTTTATGCCTCAAGAAAATGTAAGCAAATTTTCAAGGCTCACTCCTGAGGAACTATTTGAATGTACACTACTAGctattgataaaaaattattggatgattataactatttaaaaaaaatagtacaagaaaaaaaagatgatgaAACTCGGGTTCAGATGTATGAACACGAAATTAAGGAAGAGGAAAAACTAGTAACCGATttacaagaaaaaatagcGAAATTTGAAAACTTGAAAAGCATACTTGCTACTGCTAAACTGTACAGGGTAAAAAAGTCTATGTTAGCTATGAGTATGAAGAAAGAGCAGTTAAAAAAACTAAAGGAACGGATTGATACTTTAGTTAAAGAGAAAGATACTCATTTTAATACACTGAGATTTTATTTATCTGAATTAGAAAAATGCCACAAGGTAATAAATAGTTTGTCAATAGAATATACGgatagaaagaaaaaaatcaGAGAAGCAGTCAATGAATACATtaagatgaaaataaaattcgaagaaatagaaaaagaaattttaaaagaagaaaaggtTATGGAGGATACTGTACAAAATATGTGTGAAAATAAGGAGTATATAAAagatttagaaaaaaagaaaaaagaggtaaaagaagaaatgcAACGAATTGAAGCATTTTTTAAAGAGAAACAGAAATATAGTAAAGATACTCAAAAGAGACAAATTTTGTTGGAAGTAGAACTAAAAGAATTGTCGAATCAGAACAAACAAttgttaatgaaaaaatatacgttACAATCTGAACACAACTCACTTGTTGAcaaattaaagaaaagaCAAAATTATCAAAACATACAAGAAGAGAAATTTCTAAATAACATCGAGTTTACATTAAGAGAAAGAATTAtgaactataaaaaaaacataaaaaatattgttaaaacatataatttattaagtGATCACTTTctagaaaatttaaaaaaaaaatatgatgaaTCAAAGATAGCTAGCCAAAATGAATTAAACAACGAAATTATGGAGGagttatcaaaaaaaaatattttatatggtcctctttgtaaatatattaaatgtattcaGCCGCAGTTTGATTATGTGgtggaattttttttaaaaaaatatttcaatagttttttattaattcaaaaGGAAAACAAAGATTTGTTAGAAGcattgtataaaaaatataaactatcTGTAATAACTGTTTCAAGGGAAAATCATAAATATTGTTATGTAACatatgaaatgaaaaaaagaggagtggaatattttttatacgaATTATTTGATAGCCCGGAAGTCGTAAAAAATGGgttaataaatttcttaCCAATAAATATTGCCTTTATTGTAAGAGGAAATactctaaaaaataaaggaacaaacgaaataaatgagtttaacaattttatgataaaagaaattacaaAGCAGTTGAATGAAGATGTAAGTagtttgctttatttttgtgATAACAATGTGCATAGATACAAAATAAGTACATacgataaaaatatttttatcgaTAACTTTTCCTTTATTGATAAGAAATGCAAAATTCTATATTATATCAATAACGAtgtaaaaaaagatttaaataatttaaacgaAAAGAAAGACAAATGTGAGGAAGAGTTACAAAAATTGCAACAAACTTTTCAAGaatttgaaaaaacaaaaagggataaaaatgatgaatataataaaataattttagagaaaagtgaaataaatttaaaaaaaaataaattcaatttGCTTAAGAAAGAGTTAAACACGTTAGAGGAAAATTTGAATTTGTATTTGAAAGGAGAAAATGTAATTGATGAAAAACGAAATAgagtaacaaaaaatattaatatattaaatgaaaagaaaataaacatTTGTGATACGTACTTtactatattaaaagaaCATAGAGTATATGATAAGGAGGTATTTACCTTATCACACAAGATAACACAATGGAAACGGTACTtaactattataaaaaatgaaaattcaGAGAACGAGGAAAAACAtcaaacattaaaaaatagcaTTGAGCTGGAAAAGACAAAATACACATCCTGCTTACATGATATAAACGAGTTAGAGCAGCTAATCAAagtgcaaaaaaaagaactaaCAAAAGAAGAGATAAATGCATTGAAAGATATACATTTGTCTTTTgaagaattagaaaaaaaattacaagagTGTTTaatacaacaaaaaatatataataatttagacAAAAGTGAAGAAAAGTATAACATGCTTGTAGTATCTGTCGAAAGACATAAAGAAagtattgaaaataaaaaaaaagaaatccattttttaaaaaaaaaattagaaaattatgataaacAAACTCAGTTCGTATTACCCAATTGGGTTAatcaaataaatgaatatattatttttttaaattataattttcaaaaatttatgaattttataaattcaaattatGATGGTCGaatagaattaataaaaaaaaatgatttttatgaaaagtGTCAATTATTCATTAAAGTTAAATTTAAAACGAACGCCCcctttttgttattatcCATATCGCATCAGTCAGGTGGTGAACGATCCTTAACAACCATGTTGTATATACTGTCAATTCAAAAGTTAACAAAGAATGGCTTCTACGTTCTAGATGAACTAAATCAAGGACTTGATCAAACTAATGAAAAGAGAATTTTTGAGTTGCTCTCCTGTTTGTCAAATCCCACCATGTACAAACAACATTTCCTTCATGATTACcagtacaaatatattaaaattaattatcaTTCAAAACcacaatattttatattaacccctcaaataattaaaaatatgtttttcaaAGATATTACCGTTCACTATCTCTTTAACGGTTTTGGTGTTCTGGACGATCAGTTTCTCGGCTTCTACGACTGA
- the PmUG01_09032900 gene encoding mitochondrial ribosomal protein L37, putative: MLQLYKNFILHINRRSVFPICIRNVFLSNYSLAPKVKSGKKGQDKKDSGSNKTESSEKVHVFNIYNSVDKDHEILPDHAYPKWLWKLEKPLKTYGELALMFLYGKDVENSTAQDYYRFRRLHNKNLIKLNNLRLKKSKRSTVKPIFWDL; encoded by the exons ATGTTgcaattatacaaaaattttattttacacatAAATAGAAGATCCGTATTTCCTATATGTATaagaaatgtttttttaagtaattaCTCATTGGCCCCAAAGGTAAAGTCTGGTAAAAAGGGGCAAGATAAAAAAGATTCTGGTAGTAATAAAACGGAAAGTAGTGAAAAGGTTCacgtttttaatatatataactctGTTGACAAAGATCATGAAATTTTACCTGACCATGCATATCCGAAGTGGTTGTGGAAATTAGAAAAACCATTGAAGACTTATGGTGAATTAGCCCTAATGTTTTTATACGGAaag gATGTTGAAAATTCCACAGCACAAGATTATTATCGCTTTCGTAGGttgcataataaaaatttaattaaattaaataatttaagatTGAAAAAATCAAAACGATCAACAGTTAAACCTATCTTTTGGGACCTCTAG